A window from Campylobacter concisus encodes these proteins:
- the hemB gene encoding porphobilinogen synthase, translating into MFKRFRRLRINPALRDMVRETSLSVNDFIYPLFVVEGKGVKNEIASMPGVYQMSIDEILKECEEIVNLGIKSIILFGIPSLKDSVGSDALSNDGIIATALRAIKDKFPNLVVVTDLCFCEYTDHGHCGIIDHVHNTIDNDATLEISAKQALIHAQNGADMIAPSGMMDGIIATLREALDSNGFENLPVMAYSTKFASAYYGPFRDVAQSAPSFGDRKSYQMDSANRLEAINESLQDEAQGADILMVKPALAYLDIVRELRNLTLLPLCVYNVSGEYALLKAGAKAGIIDYERVMMETLIGFKRAGANLIITYHAKEAAKILRG; encoded by the coding sequence ATGTTTAAACGTTTTAGAAGATTAAGAATAAATCCAGCCCTAAGAGACATGGTAAGAGAGACTAGCCTTAGCGTAAATGACTTTATCTATCCGCTCTTTGTGGTCGAGGGCAAAGGCGTTAAAAACGAGATCGCTTCGATGCCAGGCGTTTATCAAATGAGTATCGATGAAATTTTAAAAGAGTGCGAAGAGATAGTAAATTTAGGCATAAAATCGATCATTTTATTTGGCATACCAAGCCTAAAAGATAGCGTTGGCAGCGACGCACTAAGCAACGACGGCATCATCGCAACCGCGCTTAGAGCCATAAAAGATAAATTTCCAAATTTAGTAGTCGTCACCGATCTTTGCTTTTGCGAATATACAGACCATGGCCACTGCGGCATAATCGACCACGTGCATAACACGATCGATAACGACGCAACGCTTGAAATTTCAGCCAAGCAAGCTTTGATACACGCTCAAAATGGCGCCGACATGATTGCACCAAGCGGTATGATGGACGGCATCATTGCAACGCTAAGAGAGGCGCTTGATAGCAATGGCTTTGAGAATTTACCAGTGATGGCATACTCGACTAAATTTGCCTCAGCATACTACGGGCCATTTCGTGACGTCGCACAAAGCGCACCAAGCTTTGGCGATAGAAAGAGCTACCAAATGGACAGCGCAAACCGCTTGGAAGCCATAAATGAGAGCTTGCAGGATGAGGCACAAGGCGCTGATATCTTGATGGTAAAGCCAGCACTTGCTTATCTTGACATCGTTAGAGAGCTTAGAAATTTAACACTTCTACCACTTTGTGTCTATAACGTAAGCGGCGAATATGCACTGCTAAAAGCTGGCGCAAAAGCTGGTATTATCGACTACGAGCGCGTTATGATGGAGACTTTGATCGGCTTTAAAAGAGCAGGAGCAAATTTGATCATCACATATCACGCAAAAGAAGCAGCCAAAATTTTAAGGGGCTAA
- the rsmG gene encoding 16S rRNA (guanine(527)-N(7))-methyltransferase RsmG, with amino-acid sequence MKNELCLPADFDEKVKAYAQIFAKFNKVHSLSNYKDISEQVLDSIKPLEIFDLSAKTAIDVGSGAGFPAIFLALAMPQTKWHLFEPIAKKSSFLSYAKIELGLENLEVHSQKIELADKFIADLITSRALSKTKELIKICEGFYDESTKFLIYKGSSVMDEISGINAQIYNEKNRNYIFFNLKNQGETR; translated from the coding sequence ATGAAAAATGAGCTTTGCTTGCCAGCTGATTTTGACGAAAAAGTAAAGGCTTACGCTCAAATTTTTGCTAAATTTAACAAGGTTCATAGCTTAAGCAATTATAAAGATATAAGCGAGCAGGTGCTTGATAGCATAAAACCGCTTGAAATTTTTGACCTAAGTGCCAAAACAGCGATCGATGTTGGCAGTGGAGCTGGCTTTCCAGCGATATTTTTAGCACTTGCGATGCCGCAAACAAAGTGGCACCTTTTTGAGCCGATAGCCAAAAAGTCATCATTTCTAAGCTACGCTAAGATCGAGCTTGGCTTAGAAAATCTAGAAGTTCACAGCCAAAAGATCGAGCTTGCAGATAAATTTATAGCTGATCTCATCACCTCAAGGGCGCTTAGTAAGACAAAAGAGCTCATAAAAATTTGCGAGGGATTTTATGATGAGAGCACTAAATTTCTCATCTACAAGGGCTCTAGCGTTATGGATGAAATTTCAGGCATCAACGCGCAAATTTATAATGAAAAAAATAGAAACTACATATTTTTTAATCTCAAAAATCAAGGGGAGACACGTTGA
- the ribA gene encoding GTP cyclohydrolase II produces MKIEISNAANLPSRFGTYKVQAFKEGAKEHLVIYKESLSEVVNLRIHSECLTGDAIGSLKCDCRDQLEASLKYIEENGGMVIYLRQEGRNIGLLNKINAYSLQDKGLDTIEANHQLGFKADERTYEVVDFILNHYGIKEVNLLTNNPLKLHGLSSVKIVKRVPIVIKPNKFNEGYLKVKKEQMGHIL; encoded by the coding sequence ATGAAAATAGAAATTTCAAACGCCGCAAATCTACCCTCAAGATTTGGCACTTATAAGGTTCAAGCCTTCAAAGAAGGGGCAAAAGAGCACCTTGTGATCTACAAAGAGTCTTTAAGCGAAGTGGTAAATCTTAGAATTCACTCCGAATGCCTAACTGGCGATGCGATCGGAAGCCTAAAGTGCGACTGCCGCGACCAGCTTGAAGCGAGCCTAAAATATATCGAAGAAAATGGTGGCATGGTCATCTACCTGCGTCAAGAGGGCAGAAATATCGGGCTTTTAAACAAGATAAATGCCTACAGCCTGCAAGATAAGGGCCTTGACACCATTGAGGCTAATCACCAGCTAGGTTTTAAGGCCGATGAGAGGACGTATGAAGTGGTTGATTTTATCCTGAATCACTACGGCATAAAAGAGGTAAATTTACTCACAAATAACCCTTTAAAACTTCACGGACTAAGCTCTGTAAAGATCGTAAAACGCGTGCCTATCGTCATAAAACCAAACAAATTTAACGAAGGCTACTTGAAAGTAAAAAAAGAGCAAATGGGACACATCTTGTGA